A genomic region of Candidatus Goldiibacteriota bacterium contains the following coding sequences:
- a CDS encoding cell division protein FtsQ translates to MYKRKHYMARKVNAAGAVALKNSFKNAVLGGALIVMLLFAGTRIIGYAAKNLKIPEMPQITSPFAQPKYLVMTSAGLSVMNSTGSLDSAEDATQRHDLPVLTGISDGVKSAAHKKILKSVLRLSSSGLGGISEINIKNPEMIIMITMDGKKVIAGKDLDNEKLSNLALVIKKAGEMNKKYSVIDMRYKDRVIIR, encoded by the coding sequence ATGTATAAAAGAAAACACTACATGGCCAGAAAGGTTAATGCGGCGGGCGCTGTTGCGCTGAAAAACAGCTTTAAAAATGCTGTTTTGGGCGGAGCGCTTATTGTCATGCTTCTATTTGCCGGCACCAGGATAATAGGCTACGCGGCTAAAAATTTAAAGATTCCGGAAATGCCGCAGATTACTTCGCCGTTTGCGCAGCCGAAGTATCTTGTAATGACATCCGCGGGGCTGTCTGTTATGAATTCAACCGGCAGCCTTGATTCTGCCGAAGATGCCACGCAAAGGCATGACCTTCCGGTACTGACGGGTATTTCTGACGGCGTGAAAAGCGCTGCCCATAAAAAGATATTAAAATCTGTTTTAAGGCTGTCTTCGTCAGGGCTTGGAGGCATATCGGAAATCAATATTAAAAATCCTGAAATGATAATTATGATTACTATGGACGGAAAAAAGGTTATTGCAGGCAAAGATCTGGATAATGAAAAGTTAAGCAACCTTGCCCTTGTGATAAAAAAAGCGGGCGAGATGAATAAAAAATACTCTGTCATTGATATGCGTTACAAAGACAGGGTGATAATCAGATGA
- the murD gene encoding UDP-N-acetylmuramoyl-L-alanine--D-glutamate ligase: MDINGKNIVVLGAGKSGILAAVLAKKKGAGKVVLSDVKPKAKMEQDVLNLETAGIEIEAGGHGNETVLNADIIVVSPGVSLFGEWFEMAKRHNKEVLGEIEFAYRFMEKGAKIIGITGTNGKTTVTTLTDEIFKAQLGDKAVLAGNIGIPFCDVVCSKKGYTHVIMEISSFQLDTIKEFKTDAAVILNITDDHMDRYDSMQAYAESKARIFLNHTPQDILVLNRHDRFTEIMASMSKSRKVYFSAYAESDDCYFFGDEAYFRKINGKKEKLFDAAGVQLLGKHNVENILACLALSEACGLDMHKAEETIKNFKGLPHRIEFVAEAGGKKFYDDSKGTNVDAVIRALETFDRPLALILGGREKNTDFEQLKKVLPGNVKAVIALGENRDKLEVIFKDSVPVVKCASMEEAVNAGCALDVEVVLLSPACASFDLFKSYGHRGDEFKKYVLKAAENGKV, from the coding sequence ATGGATATCAACGGAAAAAACATTGTAGTGCTTGGCGCAGGTAAAAGCGGTATTTTAGCTGCCGTGCTTGCAAAGAAAAAAGGCGCCGGTAAAGTTGTTTTAAGCGATGTTAAACCAAAGGCGAAGATGGAACAGGATGTGTTAAACCTGGAAACGGCGGGAATTGAAATAGAAGCCGGCGGCCATGGCAATGAAACTGTTTTAAACGCGGACATAATAGTGGTAAGCCCCGGAGTTTCTCTTTTTGGCGAATGGTTTGAAATGGCCAAAAGGCATAATAAAGAGGTTCTTGGCGAGATAGAGTTTGCCTACCGCTTTATGGAAAAGGGCGCGAAAATTATCGGCATAACCGGGACAAACGGAAAAACAACAGTTACGACGCTTACTGATGAAATTTTTAAGGCGCAGCTTGGCGATAAAGCGGTGCTGGCCGGAAATATCGGGATTCCTTTTTGTGATGTGGTTTGCTCCAAGAAGGGATACACCCATGTAATAATGGAAATAAGCAGTTTTCAGCTGGATACAATAAAGGAATTTAAGACAGATGCCGCGGTTATTCTTAATATTACTGATGACCATATGGACAGGTATGACTCCATGCAGGCGTACGCGGAATCCAAGGCGAGAATATTTTTAAATCATACGCCGCAGGATATTCTGGTGTTAAACAGGCATGACAGGTTCACGGAAATAATGGCGTCCATGTCAAAGTCGCGCAAGGTATATTTTTCCGCGTACGCGGAATCCGATGACTGTTATTTCTTTGGGGATGAAGCTTATTTCAGAAAGATAAACGGGAAAAAGGAAAAGTTGTTTGATGCGGCGGGTGTGCAGCTGCTTGGAAAACACAATGTTGAAAATATTCTGGCATGCCTGGCCTTGTCGGAAGCATGCGGCCTTGACATGCATAAAGCGGAGGAAACCATTAAGAATTTTAAAGGCCTTCCGCACAGGATTGAATTTGTGGCAGAGGCCGGCGGAAAGAAGTTTTATGACGATTCTAAGGGAACCAATGTGGATGCGGTAATACGAGCTCTGGAAACGTTTGACAGGCCTTTGGCGCTTATACTGGGCGGCAGGGAGAAAAATACGGATTTTGAACAGTTAAAAAAAGTGCTGCCCGGTAATGTTAAGGCTGTTATTGCTTTGGGCGAGAACAGGGATAAATTAGAGGTTATATTTAAAGATTCAGTGCCTGTTGTAAAGTGCGCCTCTATGGAAGAAGCGGTTAATGCCGGGTGCGCGCTTGATGTGGAAGTGGTGTTGTTATCTCCGGCGTGCGCAAGCTTTGACCTTTTTAAAAGCTACGGGCACAGGGGTGATGAATTTAAAAAATATGTTTTAAAGGCGGCTGAAAATGGCAAAGTCTAA
- the murB gene encoding UDP-N-acetylmuramate dehydrogenase: MNSLRRQLSEAGIELFADFSVKELSYFKIGGKAALFVIPRSEKEVSAVIKACKKHGMPFMAVGCMSNMVIKDGRINKVFISLKNGFSHIERKGASGIFAGAGATIEELMEFAAKNGLSGMEFMSGIPGSVGGAAYMNAGAFGKSFSEVIGAVYTAGAAGSTKKVKSCKRVFSYRKSIFMKKECVITGVDIKLKRSTPAKVKKEVNRIIELRKAKHPQEPSAGSYFKNKFPEYVAGRVIEECGLKGKQIGGAAVSAKHANFIINKGNARFNDVIKLADYVKKTVFKKKGIRLEEEVRYIR, translated from the coding sequence ATGAATTCTCTGCGCAGGCAGTTGTCAGAGGCGGGAATTGAACTGTTCGCGGATTTTTCCGTAAAAGAACTTTCATACTTTAAAATAGGCGGAAAGGCCGCTTTGTTTGTTATTCCGCGTTCTGAAAAAGAAGTAAGCGCTGTGATTAAGGCGTGCAAGAAACACGGCATGCCTTTTATGGCCGTAGGCTGCATGTCAAATATGGTGATAAAAGACGGCAGAATTAATAAGGTTTTTATTTCGCTGAAAAACGGTTTTTCGCATATTGAAAGAAAAGGCGCGTCCGGTATTTTTGCCGGCGCGGGCGCCACAATTGAAGAGCTTATGGAATTTGCCGCGAAGAACGGGCTGTCGGGAATGGAATTTATGTCAGGCATACCCGGTTCTGTGGGCGGCGCCGCGTATATGAACGCGGGAGCTTTTGGAAAATCTTTTTCGGAAGTGATAGGAGCGGTTTATACCGCCGGCGCGGCAGGTTCAACAAAAAAAGTTAAATCCTGTAAAAGGGTGTTTTCATACAGAAAAAGCATATTCATGAAAAAAGAGTGCGTAATAACAGGTGTTGATATTAAATTGAAAAGAAGCACACCCGCAAAGGTGAAAAAAGAGGTAAACCGAATAATAGAACTGCGTAAAGCAAAACACCCGCAGGAGCCAAGCGCCGGCAGTTATTTTAAGAATAAGTTTCCGGAATATGTGGCGGGGCGAGTGATTGAAGAGTGCGGGCTTAAAGGAAAACAGATAGGCGGCGCGGCGGTGTCTGCAAAGCACGCCAATTTTATAATAAATAAAGGCAATGCCCGGTTTAACGATGTAATAAAACTTGCGGATTATGTGAAAAAGACGGTGTTTAAGAAAAAAGGAATCCGCCTTGAAGAGGAAGTACGGTACATAAGATAG
- the ftsW gene encoding putative lipid II flippase FtsW, with protein sequence MAKSNAKTKALDSVDPILLIDVLVLTLLGLIMVYSASSVVSYEDYGDSAYFFKKQLMWAFLGIIAAGFFMLYEPEKMKKLIPFFLLVSVIMLFMVHVPGFGKKAGGAVRWLKLPGLPQIQPFEFVKLFYAMYLAFLFSDVKLPFKKIFIKSLMVTGVICFGLILQRDLGGTFIIMALFIIMTLISGAPLKIFAVTIPAAALVVAALIIAEPYRVKRMFVYLDPWKDYFGAGWQTAQSLIAIGTGGIFGMGLSQGQQKFLYLPTPHTDYIYSIVGEETGFIGAALVAVMFFVFLWRGSAIAINAKDRFLKLLACSVTFMIGVQAFTNMGVATGILPPKGTTLPFFSAGGSSLLISLMAAGILLGVSRKVFGEGK encoded by the coding sequence ATGGCAAAGTCTAACGCCAAAACAAAAGCGCTTGACAGCGTGGATCCGATACTTCTGATTGATGTATTGGTTCTTACGCTTCTTGGCCTTATCATGGTTTACAGCGCAAGTTCTGTCGTAAGTTATGAAGACTACGGCGATTCGGCGTACTTTTTTAAAAAACAGCTTATGTGGGCGTTTTTGGGAATAATAGCCGCCGGTTTTTTTATGCTGTATGAGCCGGAAAAAATGAAGAAACTTATACCTTTTTTCCTTCTTGTTTCCGTAATAATGCTTTTTATGGTGCATGTGCCGGGATTCGGAAAAAAAGCAGGCGGTGCGGTGCGCTGGCTTAAACTGCCGGGCCTTCCGCAGATACAGCCCTTTGAATTTGTTAAACTGTTTTATGCCATGTATCTGGCATTTCTGTTCAGCGATGTCAAACTGCCGTTTAAAAAAATATTTATTAAATCGCTTATGGTTACCGGAGTTATTTGTTTTGGCCTTATACTGCAGCGCGACCTTGGAGGCACATTTATAATAATGGCGCTTTTTATAATTATGACGCTTATATCAGGGGCGCCTTTAAAAATATTCGCGGTCACTATTCCGGCGGCGGCGCTTGTGGTCGCGGCGCTTATCATTGCGGAACCTTACAGGGTAAAAAGAATGTTTGTGTATCTTGACCCGTGGAAAGATTATTTTGGAGCCGGCTGGCAGACAGCGCAGTCGCTTATAGCTATAGGCACCGGAGGCATATTTGGAATGGGACTTTCGCAGGGGCAGCAGAAGTTTTTATATCTGCCCACGCCGCATACGGATTATATATATTCAATAGTGGGTGAGGAAACGGGATTTATCGGCGCGGCCCTTGTGGCTGTGATGTTCTTTGTGTTTTTATGGCGTGGAAGCGCGATAGCAATAAACGCCAAAGACAGGTTTTTAAAGCTTCTTGCGTGTTCCGTGACTTTTATGATTGGCGTGCAGGCTTTTACCAATATGGGTGTGGCAACAGGCATACTGCCGCCAAAAGGCACCACGCTTCCGTTTTTCAGCGCCGGCGGTTCGTCGCTTTTAATTTCGCTTATGGCCGCGGGAATTCTGCTTGGCGTGTCACGCAAAGTGTTTGGTGAGGGCAAATGA
- a CDS encoding UDP-N-acetylmuramate--L-alanine ligase, whose translation MAETVKRIHFVGIGGSGMNGLAEIFINMGYSVSGSDAKESDTTMRVKLMGGKVFLGHDKKNVKNAQVLVYSNAVPETNPEITEARKMKIPVIPRAVMLNEVMRLKKGVAIAGSHGKTTTTSMLAGIFEEAGLDPTFVVGGLVKSKGAHAKAGKGEYVIAEACEAFGSFLHLNPVICGVTNIDNDHMDYYKRMDNLKQAFVQFINKTPFFGAAYLNGDDKNVRDIESEIYVKKVFFGTKRDNDVVISNIKVKGFSQTFEITFENKKLGVFKLNIPGSHNVMNAALCISIAYGQGIKPAVIKKALAGFQNVQRRFNVYPNKLFTVVDDYAHHPAEIAKTLETARVVAGKKKVIAVFQPHLFSRTQFHYPEFAKSLSLADVVVLDSIYPSREAPVPGVTSQLILDAMKESGYKNVYYEKNWEAIVNRVMGIVKKGDYVMLMGAGNVNQLQKLLEREA comes from the coding sequence ATGGCTGAAACGGTAAAAAGGATTCATTTTGTGGGCATCGGCGGGTCAGGGATGAACGGCCTGGCGGAAATTTTTATCAATATGGGCTATTCAGTCAGCGGCTCCGACGCCAAAGAGTCTGACACCACAATGCGCGTTAAATTAATGGGCGGCAAAGTATTTTTAGGCCATGATAAAAAGAATGTTAAAAACGCGCAGGTGCTTGTGTACAGCAACGCGGTACCGGAAACAAACCCGGAGATAACCGAAGCCAGAAAGATGAAAATACCGGTTATACCCCGCGCTGTTATGCTTAACGAAGTGATGAGGCTAAAAAAAGGCGTGGCAATAGCCGGGTCGCACGGTAAAACCACAACCACTTCCATGCTTGCCGGAATATTTGAAGAGGCCGGGCTTGACCCCACTTTTGTAGTGGGCGGGCTTGTCAAATCAAAAGGCGCGCACGCCAAAGCCGGAAAAGGGGAATATGTAATCGCGGAAGCGTGTGAGGCGTTTGGGTCTTTCCTTCACCTTAATCCCGTGATTTGCGGCGTTACAAACATAGATAATGACCACATGGATTACTATAAAAGGATGGACAATTTAAAACAGGCTTTTGTGCAGTTTATTAATAAGACGCCGTTTTTTGGCGCGGCTTATCTTAACGGCGATGATAAAAATGTAAGGGATATCGAAAGCGAGATTTACGTGAAAAAAGTGTTTTTCGGCACAAAACGCGATAATGATGTGGTTATAAGCAATATAAAAGTAAAGGGTTTTTCGCAGACATTTGAAATAACTTTTGAAAATAAAAAACTTGGCGTGTTTAAACTGAACATACCGGGAAGCCATAATGTTATGAACGCGGCTTTGTGCATTTCCATAGCTTACGGGCAGGGGATAAAGCCGGCGGTTATTAAAAAAGCCCTTGCCGGTTTTCAGAATGTTCAGAGAAGGTTTAATGTTTACCCGAATAAACTGTTTACTGTGGTGGATGATTACGCGCATCATCCTGCGGAAATAGCAAAGACGCTGGAAACAGCCAGGGTTGTGGCGGGAAAGAAAAAGGTAATAGCGGTTTTTCAGCCGCACCTTTTTTCGCGCACGCAGTTTCATTATCCTGAATTCGCAAAGTCATTATCCCTTGCCGATGTGGTGGTGCTGGACTCAATCTATCCGTCAAGGGAAGCGCCGGTACCCGGTGTAACCAGCCAGCTTATACTGGACGCGATGAAAGAGTCAGGTTATAAAAATGTGTATTATGAGAAAAACTGGGAAGCTATAGTCAACAGGGTTATGGGCATCGTAAAAAAAGGCGACTATGTAATGTTAATGGGAGCCGGAAACGTGAATCAGTTACAGAAACTCCTTGAAAGGGAGGCTTAA
- a CDS encoding phospho-N-acetylmuramoyl-pentapeptide-transferase, protein MFYHLIYPLSAQFSALNVFRYITVRSAFAAITAFLITVFIGKFVIKMLRKMKIGQVVREDGPKKHLEKQGTPTMGGIMILFSVVVSILLWGRFDNEYVYMVLFAALWFGGIGLLDDILKLKIGTKGLSGRWKLVLQFAGAFAITAFYLHLEADKAYAAQVALPFIKHVLVLPFWAYFIFGGILISGWSNAVNLTDGLDGLASGLALFVFAALVVLAYIIGNMNFSSYLILTHVPKAGELAVFGAAFAGALLGFLWFNSYPAEVFMGDVGALMLGGVIGTIAMLIKQEILLLILGLVFVVEVLSVILQVTSFKLTKKRIFKMAPLHHHFQLKGVSEPKIIVRFWIAAVIVLLFTLTTLKIR, encoded by the coding sequence ATGTTTTATCATTTGATATACCCGCTTAGCGCGCAGTTTTCGGCGCTTAATGTTTTCAGGTATATTACGGTAAGGTCCGCTTTTGCCGCGATTACAGCTTTTCTTATTACGGTGTTTATCGGTAAATTTGTAATCAAAATGCTGCGTAAAATGAAGATTGGGCAGGTGGTCAGGGAAGACGGGCCTAAAAAACACCTTGAAAAACAGGGAACGCCGACCATGGGCGGTATAATGATACTGTTTTCGGTGGTTGTTTCAATCCTTTTATGGGGCAGGTTTGATAATGAATATGTTTATATGGTCCTTTTTGCCGCGCTGTGGTTCGGAGGAATAGGCCTTCTTGATGATATCTTAAAACTTAAAATCGGCACAAAAGGTTTAAGCGGGCGCTGGAAACTTGTGCTGCAGTTTGCCGGGGCGTTTGCCATAACCGCTTTTTACCTTCATTTGGAAGCTGATAAAGCTTATGCCGCGCAGGTGGCGCTTCCGTTTATTAAGCATGTGCTGGTACTGCCGTTCTGGGCATACTTCATTTTTGGAGGGATTTTAATCTCCGGCTGGTCAAACGCGGTTAATCTTACGGACGGCCTTGACGGTCTGGCAAGCGGGCTGGCTTTATTTGTATTCGCGGCGCTTGTGGTGCTTGCGTATATAATAGGAAACATGAATTTTTCTTCTTACCTTATCCTTACCCATGTGCCAAAAGCGGGCGAACTTGCGGTATTCGGCGCGGCTTTTGCCGGCGCTCTGCTTGGATTCCTGTGGTTTAATTCTTATCCGGCTGAAGTTTTTATGGGCGATGTGGGAGCCCTTATGCTGGGCGGTGTAATAGGCACCATAGCGATGCTTATAAAACAGGAAATACTGCTTCTTATACTTGGCCTTGTTTTTGTGGTGGAAGTGCTGTCAGTGATACTTCAGGTGACGTCCTTTAAACTTACAAAGAAAAGAATATTTAAAATGGCGCCATTGCACCACCATTTTCAGCTTAAAGGCGTATCTGAACCGAAAATCATAGTGCGTTTCTGGATAGCGGCGGTGATTGTGCTGCTGTTCACGTTAACCACACTGAAGATAAGGTGA
- a CDS encoding D-alanine--D-alanine ligase — MKKADLKKLKIVVLKGGLSKERKVSLLTGAGIAAALRANGHKVTEIDLNSRDFSAVLKAKPDVVVNGLHGTYGEDGIVQGMLEFYKIPYTGCGVLASALVMDKVKSKEIMLSNHIPTPAFQVINKKDGLGALKLKYPLYFKPVDNGSSVGVFLVKNKKQAQAALKAVLKIGRAVLVEKYIKGVEISLPVLNGKVLPVIEIVPANEFYDYDAKYTAGKSTHIIPARLSKKDMENAKKTALKTAYALMCEEYVRVDIIVSKGVPYVLEANTLPGMTPTSLFPESARAAGISFYNLLLILIEGALKKKNV, encoded by the coding sequence ATGAAAAAGGCAGATTTAAAAAAGCTTAAGATTGTGGTTTTAAAAGGCGGCCTTTCAAAAGAGCGCAAAGTTTCACTTCTGACAGGCGCGGGAATTGCCGCTGCGTTAAGGGCAAACGGGCATAAAGTGACGGAAATTGACCTTAATTCAAGGGATTTTTCCGCGGTTTTAAAAGCAAAGCCGGATGTGGTTGTTAACGGGCTGCACGGTACTTACGGCGAAGACGGAATAGTGCAGGGCATGCTTGAATTCTACAAAATACCATATACAGGGTGCGGCGTGCTTGCTTCCGCCCTTGTGATGGACAAGGTGAAATCAAAAGAGATAATGTTAAGCAATCATATTCCCACACCTGCATTTCAGGTGATAAACAAAAAAGACGGTTTGGGCGCCTTAAAGCTGAAATATCCGCTGTATTTTAAACCGGTGGATAACGGTTCTTCGGTCGGTGTTTTTCTGGTGAAGAATAAAAAGCAGGCGCAGGCCGCGTTAAAGGCGGTCCTGAAAATAGGAAGGGCAGTGCTTGTGGAAAAATACATAAAAGGAGTGGAAATTTCTCTTCCTGTTTTAAACGGCAAAGTGCTGCCTGTAATAGAAATAGTGCCGGCCAATGAATTCTATGATTACGACGCAAAATATACCGCGGGCAAATCAACGCACATAATTCCGGCAAGGCTTTCAAAAAAAGATATGGAAAACGCAAAAAAAACAGCATTAAAAACAGCGTACGCCCTGATGTGCGAAGAATACGTAAGGGTGGATATAATAGTAAGTAAAGGTGTGCCGTACGTGCTTGAAGCTAATACGCTTCCGGGTATGACGCCCACAAGCCTTTTTCCGGAATCCGCCAGGGCTGCGGGAATAAGTTTTTACAATCTGCTGCTGATATTAATAGAAGGAGCGTTAAAAAAGAAGAATGTATAA
- the murG gene encoding undecaprenyldiphospho-muramoylpentapeptide beta-N-acetylglucosaminyltransferase, with the protein MKIIFACGGTGGHIYPALAVAEDMKKKVKNAEVLFAGNKSGMEASIIPRRDYDFKGIETRPLIRKFTFKNVINGAFVIKSLFDALKIVNEFRPDIVMGTGGFASFPFVLAAALTGRKTLIHEPNVYPGLANRMLAAAVSAVTVGFMETKKYFPAKKTSVTGNPVREGIINADKKEGYLEFDLDLAKKVLLIMPGSRAAKKINRVIEEALPEIEKQLPDLQLLWMCGDDDYVRLEETAGNSKIKIKLLKFINEAQLAYAAADAGVLRAGAGTLTEITACGLPSVLVPYPHAAGNHQEKNAVSFAQRQAALVIKDSALNVITLMENLKKVLDVNTGKVMREKLLSSYAGNGAENITRIIFEKTGYAK; encoded by the coding sequence ATGAAGATAATTTTTGCCTGCGGCGGTACAGGCGGGCACATATATCCGGCGCTGGCTGTTGCCGAAGATATGAAGAAGAAAGTAAAAAATGCCGAAGTGCTTTTTGCGGGCAATAAGAGCGGAATGGAAGCTTCAATAATTCCGCGGAGAGATTATGACTTTAAGGGTATAGAAACAAGGCCTTTGATAAGAAAGTTTACATTTAAGAATGTTATAAACGGAGCGTTTGTCATAAAGTCGCTCTTTGACGCGTTAAAAATAGTAAATGAATTCAGGCCGGATATAGTGATGGGAACAGGAGGTTTTGCCTCTTTCCCTTTTGTGCTGGCGGCCGCTTTGACCGGCAGAAAGACGCTTATACACGAGCCTAATGTGTATCCGGGGCTGGCAAACAGAATGCTTGCCGCGGCGGTGTCTGCCGTGACGGTTGGTTTTATGGAAACAAAAAAATATTTTCCGGCAAAAAAAACTTCTGTGACAGGCAACCCTGTCAGGGAAGGGATAATAAACGCGGATAAAAAAGAAGGATATCTGGAATTTGATCTTGATCTGGCAAAGAAAGTGCTTCTTATAATGCCGGGAAGCAGGGCAGCAAAGAAAATTAACAGGGTGATTGAAGAAGCGCTGCCGGAAATTGAAAAACAACTGCCGGATTTACAGCTTCTGTGGATGTGCGGCGATGATGATTATGTAAGGCTTGAAGAAACGGCCGGGAATAGCAAAATAAAAATAAAGCTCTTAAAATTTATAAATGAAGCCCAACTTGCGTACGCGGCAGCTGACGCGGGCGTATTAAGGGCCGGAGCCGGAACCCTGACAGAGATAACGGCTTGCGGCCTGCCTTCGGTGCTTGTGCCTTACCCGCACGCGGCAGGCAATCATCAGGAAAAGAACGCCGTATCTTTTGCGCAAAGGCAGGCGGCGCTTGTGATAAAAGACAGCGCACTGAACGTTATAACGCTTATGGAAAATTTGAAGAAAGTTTTGGATGTAAATACAGGAAAAGTAATGCGTGAAAAACTGTTAAGTTCATATGCCGGCAACGGCGCGGAAAACATAACGCGGATTATATTTGAAAAAACAGGATACGCAAAATAA